A single window of Euwallacea similis isolate ESF13 chromosome 25, ESF131.1, whole genome shotgun sequence DNA harbors:
- the ema gene encoding protein CLEC16A homolog isoform X2, giving the protein MKMFRSRSWFGGGWGRPKNPHSLEHLKYLYNVLSRNQTVSEHNRELLVETLRSIAEILIWGDQNDSSVFDFFLEKNMLSFFLRIMRQRSGGSNYVCVQLLQTLNILFENIRNETSLYYLLSNNHVNSIIVHKFDFSNEEVMAYYISFLKTLSLKLNAHTIHFFYNEHTNDFPLYTEAIKFFNHPETMVRIAVRTLTLNVYKVDDSSMLAFIRDRTAAPYFSNIAWFIGKHIQELDMCVRNEADHHSQNRLADLVAEHLDHLHYINDILCLNITDLNHVLTDHLLHKLLIPLYIYSLASHRRKSSLPEGVNQAVAKILTKTSSGPDSPRVQDPLSGRVSCVVALFLLSQVFLILSHSPLVQSLAWIILKTDSTVLDKGVNTLLEHYETEKKLLEDSLSDEASAVNSSSKEALLEDLINITDEEKEKLAKNPSENVAMHKPFLETVYSALDCSENDYGALFALCLLYAMANNKGITSDVIEQVLKPKKSFMSKSSSKDIKYSYNVYLVEKLLLIISLACQPTCRIRLVTLEISLKLLLQLVICDGKNILLEPHRAVIETAKSQSMALLRNFYKSEEIFLDMFEHDFRYCDMSKSSLNVEWLCMDSAILLPPAGTPLTGIDFIKRLPCGESEKARRAIRLFFLMRNTVLTLSGEIETQLPLTNPQSCVQIEQALDLSISHNSDLIACTVLYKDGMKMRRFLVIDVLQLILVEPDNKRLGWGVAKLVGFLQDIEVTGDKDDSRCLHITIHRPISGATTNRVPLLSAKFLFDDNIRCMAAKQRLTKGRMKARQKKMQHIARLLEIPGQSGPPSPAFTGQGLYTCRATGRNLRENRQLFTAGRAPGFAAPKRESSPGVLHRADESRRHRDGDSPHRLSNLRKELSASPSNNNVKKETRSREASSSRTKSREGSPKMPRPRSEEIPLELIKKASHSIIDMAPKINILPRPQSVKTESEPCTSGLINDNAQSKESGVLKEATIISEETSFIGDRQSDKRGEEREAV; this is encoded by the exons ATGAAAATGTTTCGAAGCAGAAGTTGGTTTGGTGGAGGTTGGGGACGGCCAAAGAATCCCCATTCCTTGGAGCATCTTAAATACTTGTACAATGTTTTGTCTAGGAATCAAACTGTGTCAGAACACAACAGGGAATTACTGGTCGAGACCTTGAGATCTATTGCTGAAATTTTGATATGGGGCGATCAGAACGATTCTTCTGTTTTTGA CTTTTTCCTAGAGAAAAACATGTTGTCTTTTTTCCTGAGAATAATGAGGCAAAGAAGTGGGGGATCAAATTATGTTTGTGTTCAGTTGTTGCAAACCTTGAACATTTTGTTTGAGAACATCAGAAATGAGACGTCATTGT attATTTATTGTCCAACAATCATGTAAATTCTATAATTGTACACAAGTTTGACTTTTCAAATGAAGAAGTAATGGCTTATTACATTTCCTTCTTAAAAACACTTAGTCTGAAACTGAATGCTCATACTATACATTTCTTTTACAACGAA CACACAAATGATTTCCCGTTATATACAGAAGcaataaagtttttcaatCATCCAGAGACAATGGTGCGCATAGCAGTACGCACTTTAACTTTAAATGTGTATAAAGTGGACGATTCCAGTATGTTGGCTTTTATAAGAGACCGAACCGCCGCTCCCTATTTCTCAAATATTGCTTGGTTCATTGGCAAACACATTCAAGAGCTAGATATGTGTGTAAGAAATGAGGCAGA CCATCACTCCCAGAATAGATTAGCAGATTTAGTAGCAGAACATCTCGACCACCTTCATTATATTAACGACATTCTTTGTCTTAATATAACAGATTTGAATCACGTTTTAACCGACCATCTCTTGCATAAATTATTGATTCCTTTGTATATATACTCCCTTGCCTCACATAGAAGAAAGTCCTCATTACCTGAAGGAGTTAACCAAGCGGTGGCAAAGATTTTAACTAAAA CTTCGTCTGGGCCAGATTCTCCAAGGGTGCAAGATCCTTTATCAGGGAGAGTGTCCTGTGTGGtggctttatttttattgtcacaagtatttttgattttatctcACTCTCCATTGGTACAGTCATTAGCTTGGATTATTTTAAAGACTGATAGCACTGTTCTTGATAAAG gTGTAAATACGTTGTTAGAACATTATGAAACTGAAAAGAAATTACTGGAAGACAGCTTGAGTGACGAAGCGAGCGCGGTGAATTCCAGTTCAAAAGAAGCACTGCTGGAAGATTTGATAAATATCACtgatgaagaaaaagaaaaattggcTAAAAATCCATCTGAAAATGTGGCGATGCATAAACCATTCTTGGAAACTGTTTACAGTGCTTTAGACTGTTCTGAGAATGATTATGGTGCCTTATTTGCCCTATGTTTACTGTATGCCATGGCAAATAATAAAG GAATTACATCTGATGTAATAGAACAAGTCTTAAAACCGAAAAAATCTTTCATGTCAAAGTCTTCTTCCAaagatattaaatattcttaCAATGTTTATTTGGTGGAAAAGCTGCTTTTAATTATATCTTTGGCTTGTCAGCCGACCTGTAG GATAAGATTGGTAACCTTAGaaataagtttgaaattaCTGTTACAACTTGTGATATGTGATGGAAAGAATATATTATTAGAGCCTCATAGGGCGGTTATTGAAACTGCCAAATCTCAAAGTATGGCTCTACTCAGAAATTTCTACAAAAGCGAGGAGATTTTTCTAGATATGTTTGAACATGA TTTCAGATACTGTGATATGTCAAAATCTTCGCTAAACGTAGAATGGCTGTGTATGGATAGTGCAATTCTTCTCCCTCCTGCAGGCACGCCATTGACAGGGATTGATTTTATTAAGAGGTTGCCATGTGGAGAG AGCGAAAAAGCAAGAAGAGCTATACGGTTGTTCTTCCTAATGCGGAATACTGTTTTAACGTTAAGCGGGGAGATAGAGACCCAGCTGCCTCTAACTAATCCTCAGAGCTGCGTGCAGATAGAGCAAGCATTGGACCTGAGTATATCTC ATAATTCGGACCTAATCGCCTGCACTGTTCTCTATAAAGACGGAATGAAAATGCGACGTTTTCTGGTAATTGACGTTCTACAACTCATCCTTGTTGAACCCGACAACAAAAG GCTAGGTTGGGGAGTAGCGAAATTAGTAGGCTTTCTACAGGATATAGAAGTAACAGGTGACAAAGATGATTCGAGATGCTTACACATTACTATCCATCGACCTATATCTGGAGCAACCACAAACAGAGTTCCTTTACTGAGtgccaaatttttatttgatgatAACATTCGTTGCATGGCAGCTAAACAACGATTAACCAAG GGTCGAATGAAAGCAAGGCAAAAGAAAATGCAGCACATAGCCCGTCTCCTGGAAATCCCTGGGCAGTCTGGCCCACCCAGTCCAGCTTTCACTGGTCAAGGACTATACACGTGCAGAGCGACCGGAAGAAATTTAAGGGAAAACAGGCAACTTTTCACAGCAGGTAGAGCGCCCGGATTTGCGGCTCCTAAAAGAGAAAGTTCTCCAGGGGTTCTACATAGAGCTGACGAATCTAGAAGACACCGTGACG GTGATAGTCCACATAGACTGTCCAACTTAAGAAAAGAGTTAAGTGCATCCCCATCTAataataacgttaaaaaaGAGACAAGATCGAGAGAAGCTTCCTCGAGTCGTACGAAATCACGCGAGGGGTCCCCAAAAATGCCTCGTCCTCGATCAGAGGAAATCCCTCTGGAGTTGATCAAGAAAGCATCTCATTCCATAATCGATATGGCtccgaaaataaacattttaccAAGACCTCAGTCTGTGAAGACGGAGTCAGAACCCTGTACTTCAGGTTTGATAAATGACAACGCCCAATCGAAGGAGAGCGGTGTATTAAAGGAGGCAACGATCATATCAGAGGAGACATCTTTTATTGGAGATCGACAATCGGATAAAAGAGGTGAAGAAAGGGAAGCTGTGTAA
- the ema gene encoding protein CLEC16A homolog isoform X4, producing the protein MKMFRSRSWFGGGWGRPKNPHSLEHLKYLYNVLSRNQTVSEHNRELLVETLRSIAEILIWGDQNDSSVFDFFLEKNMLSFFLRIMRQRSGGSNYVCVQLLQTLNILFENIRNETSLYYLLSNNHVNSIIVHKFDFSNEEVMAYYISFLKTLSLKLNAHTIHFFYNEHTNDFPLYTEAIKFFNHPETMVRIAVRTLTLNVYKVDDSSMLAFIRDRTAAPYFSNIAWFIGKHIQELDMCVRNEADHHSQNRLADLVAEHLDHLHYINDILCLNITDLNHVLTDHLLHKLLIPLYIYSLASHRRKSSLPEGVNQAVAKILTKTSSGPDSPRVQDPLSGRVSCVVALFLLSQVFLILSHSPLVQSLAWIILKTDSTVLDKGVNTLLEHYETEKKLLEDSLSDEASAVNSSSKEALLEDLINITDEEKEKLAKNPSENVAMHKPFLETVYSALDCSENDYGALFALCLLYAMANNKGITSDVIEQVLKPKKSFMSKSSSKDIKYSYNVYLVEKLLLIISLACQPTCRIRLVTLEISLKLLLQLVICDGKNILLEPHRAVIETAKSQSMALLRNFYKSEEIFLDMFEHEYCDMSKSSLNVEWLCMDSAILLPPAGTPLTGIDFIKRLPCGESEKARRAIRLFFLMRNTVLTLSGEIETQLPLTNPQSCVQIEQALDLSISHNSDLIACTVLYKDGMKMRRFLVIDVLQLILVEPDNKRLGWGVAKLVGFLQDIEVTGDKDDSRCLHITIHRPISGATTNRVPLLSAKFLFDDNIRCMAAKQRLTKGRMKARQKKMQHIARLLEIPGQSGPPSPAFTGQGLYTCRATGRNLRENRQLFTAGRAPGFAAPKRESSPGVLHRADESRRHRDGDSPHRLSNLRKELSASPSNNNVKKETRSREASSSRTKSREGSPKMPRPRSEEIPLELIKKASHSIIDMAPKINILPRPQSVKTESEPCTSGLINDNAQSKESGVLKEATIISEETSFIGDRQSDKRGEEREAV; encoded by the exons ATGAAAATGTTTCGAAGCAGAAGTTGGTTTGGTGGAGGTTGGGGACGGCCAAAGAATCCCCATTCCTTGGAGCATCTTAAATACTTGTACAATGTTTTGTCTAGGAATCAAACTGTGTCAGAACACAACAGGGAATTACTGGTCGAGACCTTGAGATCTATTGCTGAAATTTTGATATGGGGCGATCAGAACGATTCTTCTGTTTTTGA CTTTTTCCTAGAGAAAAACATGTTGTCTTTTTTCCTGAGAATAATGAGGCAAAGAAGTGGGGGATCAAATTATGTTTGTGTTCAGTTGTTGCAAACCTTGAACATTTTGTTTGAGAACATCAGAAATGAGACGTCATTGT attATTTATTGTCCAACAATCATGTAAATTCTATAATTGTACACAAGTTTGACTTTTCAAATGAAGAAGTAATGGCTTATTACATTTCCTTCTTAAAAACACTTAGTCTGAAACTGAATGCTCATACTATACATTTCTTTTACAACGAA CACACAAATGATTTCCCGTTATATACAGAAGcaataaagtttttcaatCATCCAGAGACAATGGTGCGCATAGCAGTACGCACTTTAACTTTAAATGTGTATAAAGTGGACGATTCCAGTATGTTGGCTTTTATAAGAGACCGAACCGCCGCTCCCTATTTCTCAAATATTGCTTGGTTCATTGGCAAACACATTCAAGAGCTAGATATGTGTGTAAGAAATGAGGCAGA CCATCACTCCCAGAATAGATTAGCAGATTTAGTAGCAGAACATCTCGACCACCTTCATTATATTAACGACATTCTTTGTCTTAATATAACAGATTTGAATCACGTTTTAACCGACCATCTCTTGCATAAATTATTGATTCCTTTGTATATATACTCCCTTGCCTCACATAGAAGAAAGTCCTCATTACCTGAAGGAGTTAACCAAGCGGTGGCAAAGATTTTAACTAAAA CTTCGTCTGGGCCAGATTCTCCAAGGGTGCAAGATCCTTTATCAGGGAGAGTGTCCTGTGTGGtggctttatttttattgtcacaagtatttttgattttatctcACTCTCCATTGGTACAGTCATTAGCTTGGATTATTTTAAAGACTGATAGCACTGTTCTTGATAAAG gTGTAAATACGTTGTTAGAACATTATGAAACTGAAAAGAAATTACTGGAAGACAGCTTGAGTGACGAAGCGAGCGCGGTGAATTCCAGTTCAAAAGAAGCACTGCTGGAAGATTTGATAAATATCACtgatgaagaaaaagaaaaattggcTAAAAATCCATCTGAAAATGTGGCGATGCATAAACCATTCTTGGAAACTGTTTACAGTGCTTTAGACTGTTCTGAGAATGATTATGGTGCCTTATTTGCCCTATGTTTACTGTATGCCATGGCAAATAATAAAG GAATTACATCTGATGTAATAGAACAAGTCTTAAAACCGAAAAAATCTTTCATGTCAAAGTCTTCTTCCAaagatattaaatattcttaCAATGTTTATTTGGTGGAAAAGCTGCTTTTAATTATATCTTTGGCTTGTCAGCCGACCTGTAG GATAAGATTGGTAACCTTAGaaataagtttgaaattaCTGTTACAACTTGTGATATGTGATGGAAAGAATATATTATTAGAGCCTCATAGGGCGGTTATTGAAACTGCCAAATCTCAAAGTATGGCTCTACTCAGAAATTTCTACAAAAGCGAGGAGATTTTTCTAGATATGTTTGAACATGA ATACTGTGATATGTCAAAATCTTCGCTAAACGTAGAATGGCTGTGTATGGATAGTGCAATTCTTCTCCCTCCTGCAGGCACGCCATTGACAGGGATTGATTTTATTAAGAGGTTGCCATGTGGAGAG AGCGAAAAAGCAAGAAGAGCTATACGGTTGTTCTTCCTAATGCGGAATACTGTTTTAACGTTAAGCGGGGAGATAGAGACCCAGCTGCCTCTAACTAATCCTCAGAGCTGCGTGCAGATAGAGCAAGCATTGGACCTGAGTATATCTC ATAATTCGGACCTAATCGCCTGCACTGTTCTCTATAAAGACGGAATGAAAATGCGACGTTTTCTGGTAATTGACGTTCTACAACTCATCCTTGTTGAACCCGACAACAAAAG GCTAGGTTGGGGAGTAGCGAAATTAGTAGGCTTTCTACAGGATATAGAAGTAACAGGTGACAAAGATGATTCGAGATGCTTACACATTACTATCCATCGACCTATATCTGGAGCAACCACAAACAGAGTTCCTTTACTGAGtgccaaatttttatttgatgatAACATTCGTTGCATGGCAGCTAAACAACGATTAACCAAG GGTCGAATGAAAGCAAGGCAAAAGAAAATGCAGCACATAGCCCGTCTCCTGGAAATCCCTGGGCAGTCTGGCCCACCCAGTCCAGCTTTCACTGGTCAAGGACTATACACGTGCAGAGCGACCGGAAGAAATTTAAGGGAAAACAGGCAACTTTTCACAGCAGGTAGAGCGCCCGGATTTGCGGCTCCTAAAAGAGAAAGTTCTCCAGGGGTTCTACATAGAGCTGACGAATCTAGAAGACACCGTGACG GTGATAGTCCACATAGACTGTCCAACTTAAGAAAAGAGTTAAGTGCATCCCCATCTAataataacgttaaaaaaGAGACAAGATCGAGAGAAGCTTCCTCGAGTCGTACGAAATCACGCGAGGGGTCCCCAAAAATGCCTCGTCCTCGATCAGAGGAAATCCCTCTGGAGTTGATCAAGAAAGCATCTCATTCCATAATCGATATGGCtccgaaaataaacattttaccAAGACCTCAGTCTGTGAAGACGGAGTCAGAACCCTGTACTTCAGGTTTGATAAATGACAACGCCCAATCGAAGGAGAGCGGTGTATTAAAGGAGGCAACGATCATATCAGAGGAGACATCTTTTATTGGAGATCGACAATCGGATAAAAGAGGTGAAGAAAGGGAAGCTGTGTAA
- the ema gene encoding protein CLEC16A homolog isoform X1, protein MKMFRSRSWFGGGWGRPKNPHSLEHLKYLYNVLSRNQTVSEHNRELLVETLRSIAEILIWGDQNDSSVFDFFLEKNMLSFFLRIMRQRSGGSNYVCVQLLQTLNILFENIRNETSLYYLLSNNHVNSIIVHKFDFSNEEVMAYYISFLKTLSLKLNAHTIHFFYNEHTNDFPLYTEAIKFFNHPETMVRIAVRTLTLNVYKVDDSSMLAFIRDRTAAPYFSNIAWFIGKHIQELDMCVRNEADHHSQNRLADLVAEHLDHLHYINDILCLNITDLNHVLTDHLLHKLLIPLYIYSLASHRRKSSLPEGVNQAVAKILTKTSSGPDSPRVQDPLSGRVSCVVALFLLSQVFLILSHSPLVQSLAWIILKTDSTVLDKGVNTLLEHYETEKKLLEDSLSDEASAVNSSSKEALLEDLINITDEEKEKLAKNPSENVAMHKPFLETVYSALDCSENDYGALFALCLLYAMANNKGITSDVIEQVLKPKKSFMSKSSSKDIKYSYNVYLVEKLLLIISLACQPTCRIRLVTLEISLKLLLQLVICDGKNILLEPHRAVIETAKSQSMALLRNFYKSEEIFLDMFEHDFRYCDMSKSSLNVEWLCMDSAILLPPAGTPLTGIDFIKRLPCGESEKARRAIRLFFLMRNTVLTLSGEIETQLPLTNPQSCVQIEQALDLSISRYNSDLIACTVLYKDGMKMRRFLVIDVLQLILVEPDNKRLGWGVAKLVGFLQDIEVTGDKDDSRCLHITIHRPISGATTNRVPLLSAKFLFDDNIRCMAAKQRLTKGRMKARQKKMQHIARLLEIPGQSGPPSPAFTGQGLYTCRATGRNLRENRQLFTAGRAPGFAAPKRESSPGVLHRADESRRHRDGDSPHRLSNLRKELSASPSNNNVKKETRSREASSSRTKSREGSPKMPRPRSEEIPLELIKKASHSIIDMAPKINILPRPQSVKTESEPCTSGLINDNAQSKESGVLKEATIISEETSFIGDRQSDKRGEEREAV, encoded by the exons ATGAAAATGTTTCGAAGCAGAAGTTGGTTTGGTGGAGGTTGGGGACGGCCAAAGAATCCCCATTCCTTGGAGCATCTTAAATACTTGTACAATGTTTTGTCTAGGAATCAAACTGTGTCAGAACACAACAGGGAATTACTGGTCGAGACCTTGAGATCTATTGCTGAAATTTTGATATGGGGCGATCAGAACGATTCTTCTGTTTTTGA CTTTTTCCTAGAGAAAAACATGTTGTCTTTTTTCCTGAGAATAATGAGGCAAAGAAGTGGGGGATCAAATTATGTTTGTGTTCAGTTGTTGCAAACCTTGAACATTTTGTTTGAGAACATCAGAAATGAGACGTCATTGT attATTTATTGTCCAACAATCATGTAAATTCTATAATTGTACACAAGTTTGACTTTTCAAATGAAGAAGTAATGGCTTATTACATTTCCTTCTTAAAAACACTTAGTCTGAAACTGAATGCTCATACTATACATTTCTTTTACAACGAA CACACAAATGATTTCCCGTTATATACAGAAGcaataaagtttttcaatCATCCAGAGACAATGGTGCGCATAGCAGTACGCACTTTAACTTTAAATGTGTATAAAGTGGACGATTCCAGTATGTTGGCTTTTATAAGAGACCGAACCGCCGCTCCCTATTTCTCAAATATTGCTTGGTTCATTGGCAAACACATTCAAGAGCTAGATATGTGTGTAAGAAATGAGGCAGA CCATCACTCCCAGAATAGATTAGCAGATTTAGTAGCAGAACATCTCGACCACCTTCATTATATTAACGACATTCTTTGTCTTAATATAACAGATTTGAATCACGTTTTAACCGACCATCTCTTGCATAAATTATTGATTCCTTTGTATATATACTCCCTTGCCTCACATAGAAGAAAGTCCTCATTACCTGAAGGAGTTAACCAAGCGGTGGCAAAGATTTTAACTAAAA CTTCGTCTGGGCCAGATTCTCCAAGGGTGCAAGATCCTTTATCAGGGAGAGTGTCCTGTGTGGtggctttatttttattgtcacaagtatttttgattttatctcACTCTCCATTGGTACAGTCATTAGCTTGGATTATTTTAAAGACTGATAGCACTGTTCTTGATAAAG gTGTAAATACGTTGTTAGAACATTATGAAACTGAAAAGAAATTACTGGAAGACAGCTTGAGTGACGAAGCGAGCGCGGTGAATTCCAGTTCAAAAGAAGCACTGCTGGAAGATTTGATAAATATCACtgatgaagaaaaagaaaaattggcTAAAAATCCATCTGAAAATGTGGCGATGCATAAACCATTCTTGGAAACTGTTTACAGTGCTTTAGACTGTTCTGAGAATGATTATGGTGCCTTATTTGCCCTATGTTTACTGTATGCCATGGCAAATAATAAAG GAATTACATCTGATGTAATAGAACAAGTCTTAAAACCGAAAAAATCTTTCATGTCAAAGTCTTCTTCCAaagatattaaatattcttaCAATGTTTATTTGGTGGAAAAGCTGCTTTTAATTATATCTTTGGCTTGTCAGCCGACCTGTAG GATAAGATTGGTAACCTTAGaaataagtttgaaattaCTGTTACAACTTGTGATATGTGATGGAAAGAATATATTATTAGAGCCTCATAGGGCGGTTATTGAAACTGCCAAATCTCAAAGTATGGCTCTACTCAGAAATTTCTACAAAAGCGAGGAGATTTTTCTAGATATGTTTGAACATGA TTTCAGATACTGTGATATGTCAAAATCTTCGCTAAACGTAGAATGGCTGTGTATGGATAGTGCAATTCTTCTCCCTCCTGCAGGCACGCCATTGACAGGGATTGATTTTATTAAGAGGTTGCCATGTGGAGAG AGCGAAAAAGCAAGAAGAGCTATACGGTTGTTCTTCCTAATGCGGAATACTGTTTTAACGTTAAGCGGGGAGATAGAGACCCAGCTGCCTCTAACTAATCCTCAGAGCTGCGTGCAGATAGAGCAAGCATTGGACCTGAGTATATCTCGTT ATAATTCGGACCTAATCGCCTGCACTGTTCTCTATAAAGACGGAATGAAAATGCGACGTTTTCTGGTAATTGACGTTCTACAACTCATCCTTGTTGAACCCGACAACAAAAG GCTAGGTTGGGGAGTAGCGAAATTAGTAGGCTTTCTACAGGATATAGAAGTAACAGGTGACAAAGATGATTCGAGATGCTTACACATTACTATCCATCGACCTATATCTGGAGCAACCACAAACAGAGTTCCTTTACTGAGtgccaaatttttatttgatgatAACATTCGTTGCATGGCAGCTAAACAACGATTAACCAAG GGTCGAATGAAAGCAAGGCAAAAGAAAATGCAGCACATAGCCCGTCTCCTGGAAATCCCTGGGCAGTCTGGCCCACCCAGTCCAGCTTTCACTGGTCAAGGACTATACACGTGCAGAGCGACCGGAAGAAATTTAAGGGAAAACAGGCAACTTTTCACAGCAGGTAGAGCGCCCGGATTTGCGGCTCCTAAAAGAGAAAGTTCTCCAGGGGTTCTACATAGAGCTGACGAATCTAGAAGACACCGTGACG GTGATAGTCCACATAGACTGTCCAACTTAAGAAAAGAGTTAAGTGCATCCCCATCTAataataacgttaaaaaaGAGACAAGATCGAGAGAAGCTTCCTCGAGTCGTACGAAATCACGCGAGGGGTCCCCAAAAATGCCTCGTCCTCGATCAGAGGAAATCCCTCTGGAGTTGATCAAGAAAGCATCTCATTCCATAATCGATATGGCtccgaaaataaacattttaccAAGACCTCAGTCTGTGAAGACGGAGTCAGAACCCTGTACTTCAGGTTTGATAAATGACAACGCCCAATCGAAGGAGAGCGGTGTATTAAAGGAGGCAACGATCATATCAGAGGAGACATCTTTTATTGGAGATCGACAATCGGATAAAAGAGGTGAAGAAAGGGAAGCTGTGTAA